CGGTTGTCTGTTTAGTATTCATAGCTTGCTTTATTCTTTTTTTTTCTTAAGCGATTCTTCGCTTATCCTTGTTTTCCTTGTCCTTTTGTTGTCTAGAAATATCGCGGCGTGATCACTTTCTTCTTCTCAAATCCAAAATCATATCCCAAGATGATCTCATGGCTCCCCGTTGTTATAATTGCCCAGCTTCGTCAGCGTGTAATCATACGAGTATCCTATCATCAATTGCTTCGTCGGCCATACTTCCAGCATCACGTCAAAACTGTCGGCGTTCTCCAGTTTAACTCCGTTGTTCTTGTTGCCGAACGACGTGCGGTACTGCCCCCCGATATTCACCCGGTTATAAATCAACAAACTCAGGTTAAAGTCCATCGTGTGCGGTATCTTATTCACTGACCCTGCGCTCGCCAAATAGCGGTACTGGATCTGAGGACGAATCTTCAGCACCTTGCCCGCCGGAATAACTCCTCCCACCATCGCCACAAAGTGTGCGGTGCGTTTTGAACTGC
This sequence is a window from Sphingobacteriales bacterium. Protein-coding genes within it:
- a CDS encoding type IX secretion system membrane protein PorP/SprF translates to MHSPLKNEHFALGFWFVNDRLGLEHKNQFNATYAYRVGLGKKVKLSIGINAGIMWYKYNGAGEVTAENEPSPAPNVSKVLPDVGVGLYIYHPNFYIGASVPNFIKGDLEARGSTTRSSKRTAHFVAMVGGVIPAGKVLKIRPQIQYRYLASAGSVNKIPHTMDFNLSLLIYNRVNIGGQYRTSFGNKNNGVKLENADSFDVMLEVWPTKQLMIGYSYDYTLTKLGNYNNGEP